One genomic window of Campylobacter fetus subsp. fetus includes the following:
- the lptE gene encoding LPS assembly lipoprotein LptE, protein MKTLLNLIVVLFFLGCGYKPVSVITANVLDESVWVDVIMSKTDPENTVAIKDSVREAMIKRLGRNLTTKEEANSIIIASIKSLTFNAILYDQFGYVTAYKTNLIVDYKVKLKNGDIKYITTSGDYDFRITKRINNTRFTDSVISDKDRFEAIKNASLQSFDEFISRLAIEGLRDGKYSK, encoded by the coding sequence ATGAAGACGCTTTTAAATTTGATAGTCGTTCTGTTTTTTCTAGGATGTGGTTATAAACCAGTTTCTGTTATAACTGCAAATGTTTTAGATGAGTCGGTTTGGGTAGACGTGATAATGAGTAAAACAGATCCTGAAAATACGGTTGCTATCAAAGACAGCGTAAGAGAAGCTATGATAAAAAGGCTAGGTAGAAATTTAACTACAAAAGAAGAAGCCAATAGCATTATTATAGCCAGTATAAAATCACTTACTTTTAATGCTATTTTATATGATCAATTTGGTTATGTTACTGCTTATAAAACAAATTTGATTGTTGATTATAAAGTGAAATTAAAAAACGGAGATATCAAATACATAACTACAAGCGGAGACTATGATTTTAGGATTACAAAACGTATAAATAATACTAGATTTACGGATAGCGTTATAAGTGACAAGGATAGATTTGAGGCGATCAAAAATGCATCTTTACAGTCGTTTGACGAGTTTATTTCTAGGTTAGCTATTGAAGGTTTAAGAGATGGCAAGTATAGTAAGTGA
- a CDS encoding GGDEF domain-containing protein has product MASIVSEVIKDVILEANSKKIVLTPDNYHMLFCEAARRRGVSVEDCKKLEKYISKLDKMYQDELKKMNVRNLDELFAFISSRLNRINPSDFTKLTQAFTLLTKRILQSISLLHNKQARNLANISVQTIDKKISIENINIIKDKWFNFLSDYNDDYLKKLEQYGIKNSDDLEGIVSKLLNAKFTPSSEDKDYTKLAELMIAALVPSIASSMNDELAAISDEIRAKPELLQSDGMQSDIKKFILKRVDLDKSEVKQKIVILDRILDDINEQIKYFISRVAQNENGISSIKTDLDNIRSNDDYIVVKEKLLHVSNSLEFEIKDFLAKLIEDKKTISNLKARVKELEDMLLQAKEEISSDYLTNVGTKRAFEIELANIEDVYKRYKIDYSICFFDIDHFKIVNDNYGHEAGDTILSTVGKILKKQSRDIDFVGRYGGEEFVVIMPETSKDNAILFAKNILSNISNFKFLYRGEDIDITISCGVASRKDSKSDRDTLERADSHLYEAKNSGRNCVRPSV; this is encoded by the coding sequence ATGGCAAGTATAGTAAGTGAAGTTATAAAAGATGTTATTTTAGAGGCAAATTCAAAAAAGATAGTTCTAACTCCAGATAATTATCATATGCTTTTTTGTGAAGCAGCTAGAAGAAGAGGCGTATCGGTAGAAGACTGTAAAAAACTAGAAAAATATATTTCAAAGCTTGATAAAATGTATCAAGATGAGCTAAAAAAGATGAATGTGAGAAATTTAGACGAGCTTTTTGCATTTATTAGTTCACGATTAAATCGTATAAATCCAAGCGATTTTACTAAACTTACTCAAGCTTTTACTCTGCTTACAAAGCGTATTTTGCAGAGTATAAGCTTACTTCATAACAAGCAAGCAAGAAACCTGGCAAATATAAGCGTACAGACTATTGATAAAAAAATTAGCATAGAAAATATCAATATTATAAAAGATAAGTGGTTTAACTTTTTAAGCGACTATAATGATGATTATCTAAAAAAACTAGAACAGTACGGTATAAAAAATAGCGATGACTTAGAAGGTATTGTAAGCAAACTTTTAAATGCTAAATTTACTCCAAGCAGTGAAGATAAGGATTACACAAAACTTGCCGAGCTTATGATAGCTGCTTTAGTACCGTCGATAGCTTCTAGTATGAACGATGAATTAGCAGCTATAAGCGATGAGATAAGAGCCAAACCGGAGCTTTTGCAAAGCGATGGAATGCAAAGCGATATTAAAAAATTTATTTTGAAAAGAGTTGATTTAGATAAAAGCGAAGTAAAGCAAAAGATCGTTATTTTAGATAGAATTTTAGATGATATCAATGAGCAAATAAAGTATTTTATATCAAGAGTTGCTCAAAATGAAAACGGTATAAGCAGTATAAAAACGGATTTAGATAATATAAGGTCTAATGATGATTATATTGTTGTTAAAGAGAAGCTTTTGCATGTATCTAATTCGCTTGAGTTTGAGATAAAAGATTTTTTAGCTAAACTTATAGAGGATAAAAAAACTATTTCTAACCTAAAAGCTAGAGTAAAAGAGTTAGAAGATATGCTTTTGCAAGCAAAAGAAGAGATAAGCAGCGATTATCTTACAAACGTAGGAACAAAAAGAGCTTTTGAAATCGAATTGGCTAATATAGAAGATGTATATAAAAGATATAAAATAGACTACTCTATATGCTTTTTCGACATAGATCATTTTAAGATAGTAAATGATAATTATGGTCATGAAGCAGGTGATACTATCTTATCTACTGTTGGCAAAATACTCAAAAAACAGTCAAGAGATATTGATTTTGTAGGTAGATACGGAGGAGAAGAGTTTGTTGTTATTATGCCAGAAACATCAAAAGACAATGCGATTTTGTTTGCAAAAAATATCTTATCAAATATATCGAATTTTAAATTTTTATATAGAGGTGAAGATATAGACATAACAATTAGTTGCGGAGTGGCTTCAAGAAAAGATAGTAAAAGCGACAGAGATACTCTTGAAAGAGCAGATTCTCATCTATATGAAGCTAAAAATAGTGGTAGAAATTGCGTAAGGCCAAGTGTTTAA
- a CDS encoding bifunctional folylpolyglutamate synthase/dihydrofolate synthase yields the protein MRLNDFLSTKPMYYDQIDYTRFPRAYACIKHRLSLPKVVHVVGTNGKGSTGRFLAQILKSSGKKVGHYTSPHIFKFNERFWIDGKDVSDDELEKAHKQLLIYFDEYQKTTKFGENFIETLSYFEWATLLGAVLFRDLDEVVLEAGMGGEFDATNVFPKKLSIFTPVALDHAHMLGDSLEDIATTKLNSMDKFAVICSDFSLMDLAKNIAKKRGCNILIAPKEISSETTRYAFKFKLPSFLVDNLNLAVFSAKELGIKNIDEIVSHLDKLSLRGRLEKVAKNITIDVGHNAHAAKEIAKNFTNKVYLIYNAFDDKDIKAVLNELKHIVSKILIYEYDSDNRKLAGEKILTIAKDFGIPCDKFSNLEDDKDYLVFGSFVLVENFLKDTVEK from the coding sequence ATGAGACTAAACGATTTTTTAAGTACAAAACCGATGTATTATGATCAGATTGATTATACTAGATTTCCTAGAGCTTATGCTTGTATAAAACATAGATTAAGCCTGCCAAAAGTAGTGCATGTAGTAGGCACAAACGGCAAAGGAAGTACCGGAAGATTTTTAGCGCAAATTTTAAAATCAAGCGGTAAAAAAGTTGGTCATTACACAAGTCCTCATATATTTAAATTTAATGAAAGATTTTGGATAGATGGCAAAGACGTTAGTGACGATGAGCTTGAAAAAGCGCACAAACAACTTCTTATATATTTTGATGAATATCAAAAAACTACTAAATTCGGTGAAAATTTTATAGAAACTTTAAGCTATTTTGAATGGGCAACTCTGTTAGGGGCTGTTTTATTTCGCGATCTTGATGAAGTTGTGCTTGAAGCTGGAATGGGTGGAGAGTTTGATGCTACAAATGTTTTTCCTAAAAAACTTAGTATATTTACCCCAGTTGCGCTTGATCACGCCCATATGCTTGGAGATAGCTTAGAAGATATTGCTACAACAAAGCTAAATTCTATGGATAAGTTCGCTGTTATTTGCAGTGATTTTTCTCTCATGGATCTTGCAAAGAATATCGCAAAGAAACGCGGTTGCAATATTTTGATTGCTCCAAAAGAGATTAGCAGTGAGACTACTCGGTACGCTTTTAAATTTAAATTACCTAGTTTTTTAGTAGACAATCTTAATTTAGCCGTATTTAGCGCAAAAGAGCTTGGAATAAAAAATATAGATGAAATAGTTTCTCATTTAGATAAATTGAGCCTTAGAGGACGTTTAGAGAAAGTAGCAAAAAACATAACGATAGATGTTGGACATAATGCTCACGCGGCAAAAGAGATAGCAAAAAACTTTACTAATAAAGTATACCTTATATATAATGCATTTGATGATAAAGATATAAAAGCTGTTTTAAATGAGTTAAAGCATATTGTTTCTAAAATTTTAATATACGAATATGACAGTGATAATAGAAAATTGGCAGGTGAAAAAATATTAACAATCGCAAAAGATTTTGGTATACCATGCGATAAATTTTCAAATTTAGAAGACGATAAAGACTACCTTGTATTTGGCTCATTTGTGCTTGTAGAAAACTTTTTAAAGGATACAGTTGAAAAATAA
- a CDS encoding peptidoglycan DD-metalloendopeptidase family protein: protein MKNKFLITITDINGSKNYLLHQLIKKIVIYVVIFTFCSFILGVFYITYLENKTSALKDKRDELLKVKNELFIENEKMQKKIKASSEEFASIEDKIAALEEQLGLNTDNNTTIDERLENIELTGFQQQIIFSMIPNGDVIKHNGVSATFGWRTHPILHRKQFHPGVDLRAPVGTPIYAPADGVVEFAGYNATNGFGYVVIIEHNFGFKSRFAHMSRKDVVKEGEFIKKGTLIGYSGNTGLSTGPHLHYEIRFIQRPLDPINFIKWNSKNYEEIFKKEQRVSWQSLVRTLADLTPKQQ, encoded by the coding sequence TTGAAAAATAAATTTTTAATTACTATCACAGATATAAACGGCTCAAAAAACTATCTTTTACATCAATTAATCAAGAAAATCGTTATTTACGTTGTTATTTTTACATTTTGTAGTTTTATTTTGGGGGTATTTTATATCACTTATCTTGAAAATAAAACTAGTGCATTAAAAGATAAAAGGGATGAGCTTTTAAAGGTAAAAAATGAGTTATTTATAGAAAATGAAAAGATGCAAAAAAAGATAAAAGCTAGCAGTGAAGAGTTTGCTTCTATAGAAGATAAGATAGCGGCTCTTGAAGAGCAGTTAGGTCTTAATACCGATAATAACACAACGATAGATGAGAGATTAGAAAATATAGAGCTTACTGGATTTCAACAACAGATTATTTTTTCTATGATACCGAACGGAGATGTCATAAAACATAATGGTGTGAGTGCTACGTTTGGTTGGAGAACTCATCCTATACTACATAGAAAGCAGTTTCATCCAGGAGTTGATCTAAGAGCTCCTGTGGGTACGCCTATATATGCTCCGGCCGACGGTGTTGTTGAGTTTGCCGGATATAATGCTACAAATGGATTTGGTTATGTTGTTATAATAGAACACAATTTTGGTTTTAAAAGTCGCTTTGCCCATATGAGCAGAAAAGACGTAGTAAAAGAAGGAGAGTTTATAAAAAAAGGAACTCTTATAGGATATAGCGGAAACACTGGACTTAGCACCGGACCTCATTTACATTATGAGATTAGATTTATCCAACGTCCTTTAGATCCTATAAATTTTATAAAATGGAATAGTAAAAATTATGAAGAAATCTTTAAGAAGGAGCAAAGAGTATCATGGCAGTCTTTAGTAAGAACCCTAGCAGATTTAACGCCCAAACAACAATAA
- a CDS encoding bactofilin family protein, which translates to MAVFSKNPSRFNAQTTIISEGAYIQGELTLKSMLYVDGKVDGAIRSDNTVVIGKNGNIKGVIFAQKVVINGIFEGNIDAEFVDILNGSFVSGDILAANLSIESGAKFNGKSSTKNVVKSLENLEIIDAEASSASKDL; encoded by the coding sequence ATGGCAGTCTTTAGTAAGAACCCTAGCAGATTTAACGCCCAAACAACAATAATTTCAGAAGGTGCTTATATACAAGGTGAGCTTACCTTAAAATCTATGTTGTATGTAGATGGTAAAGTTGATGGAGCTATAAGAAGCGATAATACAGTAGTTATAGGTAAAAACGGTAATATCAAAGGTGTGATTTTTGCACAAAAAGTTGTTATTAACGGTATTTTTGAAGGTAATATAGATGCTGAATTCGTAGATATTTTAAATGGTAGCTTTGTATCAGGAGATATATTAGCGGCAAATTTAAGCATAGAAAGCGGTGCTAAATTCAACGGAAAAAGCAGTACGAAAAATGTAGTTAAAAGTTTAGAAAATTTAGAGATTATAGATGCTGAGGCTAGTAGTGCAAGCAAGGATTTATGA